One Clostridium estertheticum DNA segment encodes these proteins:
- a CDS encoding response regulator gives MYKLILVDDEEEVRKGIIQKIKWEQYGFELVGEAENGREALEMAEKFTPDVVITDIKMPFMDGLQLSEELRKRFPTIKIIILTGFDKFEYAQKAVNLNVVEYALKPVSSKEFIEVLLRVKAQIDEEMLRKKDMEAMKEYYVKSLPILKGKFLTYLITSKLNKEEIEEKCKNYNIDLKGNRFVVAAININRKVKYKDKKIDNSNEVDLIKFGVINIIEEILCKRDGGIVFIHNDLIVLISPYLEEDRGVIFNSVQSTLEEIRQNIEKYLKLTITIGLGTIISDVSHISDSYQNAILALDYRFIMGNNRIIWIEDIEPSSSEKIVFDEIMEHDLRSSIKVGTENEIIQTIDGLFYQLLDVKAPFKHFQIYLLEILTTIIKTAESLNVDLTYIFGENYNLFVELYEFNDLNQVKNWFEYISIKIMNYITKDRQDSCTLLVEKTKAYINKYYSDSSITINSLCNYLYISPTYFSFIFKKETKMTFINYLTQIRMDASKELIKATKLKSFEIAYKVGYAEPNYFSYCFKKHFGISPSEYRNNKFNILHT, from the coding sequence ATGTATAAATTAATTTTAGTAGATGATGAAGAAGAAGTAAGAAAAGGTATAATACAAAAGATAAAGTGGGAGCAATATGGTTTTGAACTAGTAGGAGAAGCTGAAAATGGTAGAGAAGCCCTAGAAATGGCAGAAAAATTTACTCCAGATGTAGTTATAACTGATATTAAGATGCCATTTATGGATGGACTTCAACTTTCTGAAGAATTAAGAAAACGATTTCCTACAATTAAGATAATAATACTTACAGGTTTTGATAAATTCGAATATGCTCAAAAGGCAGTAAATTTAAATGTTGTTGAGTACGCGCTAAAGCCAGTTTCCTCAAAAGAATTCATTGAGGTGCTTTTACGGGTTAAAGCACAGATTGATGAAGAGATGTTAAGAAAAAAGGACATGGAGGCAATGAAGGAATATTATGTGAAGAGCTTGCCTATTTTGAAAGGAAAATTTCTTACTTATCTAATTACTAGCAAGCTTAATAAGGAGGAAATTGAGGAAAAATGTAAGAATTATAATATTGATTTAAAGGGAAATCGATTTGTTGTAGCAGCTATAAATATTAATCGCAAAGTTAAATATAAAGACAAGAAAATTGATAATAGTAATGAAGTAGATTTGATCAAATTTGGAGTTATTAATATAATAGAGGAAATCCTTTGCAAACGTGATGGAGGAATAGTTTTTATACACAATGATCTTATTGTATTAATTAGTCCATACCTAGAAGAGGATAGAGGTGTTATTTTTAACAGTGTTCAATCTACCCTTGAAGAAATAAGACAGAATATTGAAAAGTATTTAAAATTAACTATTACCATTGGTCTTGGAACAATTATAAGTGATGTTTCCCATATATCTGATTCCTATCAGAATGCTATTCTTGCACTAGACTACAGATTTATCATGGGCAATAATCGAATTATTTGGATAGAAGATATTGAACCAAGCAGCAGTGAAAAAATAGTTTTTGATGAGATTATGGAGCATGACCTTAGAAGTTCTATCAAAGTAGGAACAGAAAATGAAATTATTCAAACAATAGATGGTTTATTTTATCAACTTTTAGATGTAAAGGCACCCTTTAAGCATTTTCAAATATATTTGTTAGAAATCCTAACAACTATAATTAAAACAGCAGAAAGTTTAAATGTTGATTTAACCTATATTTTTGGTGAAAATTACAATTTATTCGTGGAATTGTATGAATTTAATGATTTAAATCAGGTTAAGAATTGGTTCGAATATATTTCTATCAAAATAATGAACTACATTACAAAAGATAGGCAAGACAGTTGTACACTTTTAGTTGAAAAAACTAAGGCATATATCAATAAGTACTATAGTGATAGTAGTATAACAATTAATAGTCTTTGTAATTATCTATATATAAGTCCAACCTATTTTAGCTTTATTTTTAAAAAAGAAACAAAAATGACCTTTATAAATTATTTGACTCAAATTAGAATGGATGCTTCAAAGGAGTTAATTAAGGCTACAAAATTGAAGTCTTTTGAAATTGCTTATAAGGTTGGATATGCAGAGCCAAATTATTTTAGTTACTGTTTTAAAAAACATTTTGGAATTTCACCATCTGAGTATAGAAATAATAAATTCAATATTCTTCATACCTAA
- a CDS encoding Na+/H+ antiporter NhaC family protein, whose product MNKKSISKTHFYIIVAASIILISACITIKISLAYGFLSSIIFTSTILIKYKYTLKDITVLLLSGLKEAWMLYVLILLIGAAASVWLASGVVPSLMYYGFEYMKGMNFLLATFLIVSVVSIFMGTAIGTVSTIGIALLGVGKGFGFPAPLLLGVIISGAFIADKLSPISGLFNLTLTTTKRSYKEVMTAMLPTFIPLFLITSIVYYLIGRNFNISTGSENLIYYQNVILGGFKISPFIALLPAIILIMSLFGSKTIPTILIGLFAGCLVSVLSQHMSLTSLLKSLFFGYHGSTASTELNKILISGGIKSMIDVVLIVMGAVSLTSLFEKTGMIAPLIEKLTSGVRTKRQLILKTALISSFLTIITCDQTVGILLPGRLLQDKYSELGVDTTILARTISDTGTIIAPLMVWNINALILKSLTGISATSYAPFAVLCYLSPIITIIVSYKLKEKQKSLEA is encoded by the coding sequence ATGAACAAAAAGAGTATATCAAAAACACATTTTTATATCATTGTTGCAGCAAGTATAATTCTAATTTCTGCTTGTATTACAATTAAAATATCACTTGCGTATGGATTTTTAAGTAGTATTATTTTTACATCCACCATACTAATAAAATACAAATACACTTTAAAAGATATAACAGTTCTATTACTATCCGGGCTAAAAGAAGCATGGATGCTTTATGTGCTAATTCTACTTATTGGTGCAGCAGCTTCTGTATGGCTAGCCTCTGGTGTAGTCCCCTCTCTAATGTATTATGGTTTTGAATATATGAAAGGTATGAATTTTCTTCTTGCTACTTTTCTAATAGTTTCAGTAGTATCCATATTTATGGGTACTGCAATTGGGACAGTAAGTACTATAGGCATTGCCCTGCTTGGTGTTGGTAAAGGCTTTGGATTTCCCGCCCCACTACTTCTTGGAGTAATAATATCTGGTGCTTTTATTGCAGATAAGCTATCTCCAATCTCCGGTCTTTTTAACCTTACACTTACAACAACCAAAAGAAGCTATAAGGAAGTAATGACTGCCATGCTCCCAACCTTTATACCACTATTTCTAATTACCTCTATAGTATATTACTTAATAGGAAGAAATTTTAACATTAGCACCGGTTCTGAAAATCTTATATATTACCAGAATGTTATATTAGGGGGCTTTAAAATATCACCTTTTATTGCACTTCTTCCTGCAATAATCCTTATAATGTCTCTTTTCGGTTCTAAAACAATACCTACAATATTAATAGGTCTTTTTGCAGGTTGCCTAGTTAGTGTTTTATCTCAACATATGTCACTCACTTCATTGTTAAAATCACTTTTTTTTGGATACCATGGTTCTACTGCCTCGACGGAGCTTAATAAAATACTTATAAGTGGTGGTATTAAATCTATGATAGATGTAGTTCTTATTGTTATGGGGGCAGTTAGTCTGACAAGCCTATTTGAAAAAACTGGCATGATAGCACCTTTGATTGAAAAGCTAACCAGTGGTGTACGGACCAAGAGACAGCTTATTTTAAAAACGGCACTAATTAGTAGTTTCTTAACTATAATAACCTGCGACCAGACAGTTGGCATATTACTACCTGGGAGACTTCTACAGGATAAATATAGTGAGCTTGGTGTTGATACCACAATATTGGCGAGGACTATTTCGGATACAGGTACCATAATTGCACCATTAATGGTTTGGAATATTAATGCTCTTATATTAAAATCTCTGACAGGAATTTCTGCCACTTCCTATGCACCCTTTGCAGTGTTGTGTTATCTATCCCCTATTATTACAATAATTGTTTCATATAAACTCAAAGAAAAACAGAAATCATTGGAAGCATAA
- a CDS encoding glycoside hydrolase family 65 protein, which yields MRNGWIISDNSLNKEDLLKNESIFNVSNGYIGIRGNFEEKYPDNYQTIRGSYINAFYEEVPIQYGEKAYAFPETMQKIVNITDAQNVNIIINGERFSLFEGTVKSLSRYLDMKAGCYVREIWWVSPRGLELKIKITRLASLKYLELFAINYEIEKVNFDEGIIIESGIDGDVTNFTDESDPRLGAGHANILSVVSMVGESDIMQVVAETENSNKFVAVTTKHSCNVNYEVSLEKAGKVAKTIFKTEPGSEIINFTKYNVYTDSRRYKNLVSQGIDIAEKISGEPFKQLLDAQRDYLNEFWGLADINIEGDEKLKLGLRYNLFQLLQSVGKDSKSNITAKGLSGEGYEGHYFWDTEIYILPFFTLCQPELAKGLLKYRYTILDKARKRARELGHKKGAAYPWRTIIGEECSAYFPGGTAQYHINADIAYSYIQYYLATGDINFIKECGAEVVFETARIWIQIGHFHKGQFKIDAVTGPDEYTAIVNNNYYTNVMAKYNLKWASKLYYELLEKDNEVLKNLCNKISLTEEEIEQFARAYKNMCLPYNDELKINAQDDSFLSKAVWDFENTPKEKYPLLLNFHPLTIYRYQVLKQADTVLAHFLVEDESDTQTIKNSYDYYERITTHDSSLSCAAYSIMASKIGYSEKAYEYFIETARLDLDDTHGNTKDGIHTANMGGTWMAIVYGFAGLRIKENYISLTPKLPEKWKQLKFKLLYKGANIQVDIKVDKTEINLQCDCPINVKVNNILYEFIKSGKIEISN from the coding sequence ATGAGAAATGGATGGATTATTAGCGATAATAGTTTAAATAAAGAAGATCTTTTAAAAAATGAAAGTATTTTTAATGTTTCAAATGGATATATAGGAATTAGAGGAAACTTTGAAGAAAAATATCCTGATAATTATCAAACAATTAGAGGATCATATATAAATGCATTTTACGAAGAAGTTCCTATACAATATGGTGAAAAAGCTTATGCTTTTCCAGAAACCATGCAGAAAATTGTAAATATTACAGATGCGCAAAATGTTAATATAATAATTAATGGAGAGAGGTTTTCTCTGTTTGAAGGAACTGTAAAAAGCCTGAGCAGATACCTTGATATGAAAGCAGGGTGCTATGTTAGAGAAATATGGTGGGTTTCACCGCGAGGATTAGAACTTAAAATAAAGATAACAAGACTCGCTTCATTAAAATACTTAGAATTATTCGCTATTAATTACGAAATAGAAAAAGTTAATTTTGATGAAGGAATTATTATAGAATCTGGAATTGATGGAGATGTAACAAACTTTACAGATGAAAGCGATCCTCGTTTAGGAGCAGGGCATGCTAACATTTTATCGGTAGTGTCTATGGTGGGAGAAAGTGATATTATGCAGGTAGTAGCGGAAACTGAGAACTCTAACAAGTTTGTAGCCGTTACTACAAAGCATAGTTGCAATGTTAATTATGAGGTTTCTTTGGAGAAGGCAGGAAAAGTAGCAAAGACTATTTTTAAAACAGAGCCGGGGAGTGAAATAATAAATTTTACAAAATATAATGTATACACAGATTCAAGGCGGTACAAAAATCTAGTGAGTCAAGGAATAGATATAGCAGAGAAGATAAGCGGAGAACCGTTCAAGCAATTATTAGATGCGCAAAGGGATTATTTAAATGAATTTTGGGGTCTAGCAGATATTAATATCGAAGGAGATGAAAAACTTAAGCTAGGGCTCAGATATAATCTATTTCAACTTCTTCAATCAGTAGGTAAGGATTCTAAAAGTAACATAACAGCAAAGGGATTAAGTGGAGAAGGCTATGAAGGCCATTATTTTTGGGACACTGAAATTTATATTCTTCCTTTTTTCACTTTATGCCAGCCGGAGCTAGCAAAGGGACTCTTGAAATATCGCTACACCATTTTAGATAAGGCAAGGAAAAGAGCAAGAGAGCTTGGGCACAAGAAGGGCGCAGCTTATCCATGGAGAACTATAATAGGCGAGGAGTGTTCAGCTTATTTTCCAGGTGGAACTGCTCAATACCACATTAATGCTGATATAGCATATTCTTATATACAATATTATTTAGCAACAGGAGATATAAATTTTATAAAAGAGTGTGGAGCAGAGGTTGTATTTGAAACTGCAAGAATATGGATTCAAATAGGGCATTTTCACAAGGGGCAATTTAAAATTGATGCGGTTACAGGGCCAGATGAATATACTGCCATAGTAAATAATAATTACTATACAAATGTCATGGCAAAATATAATTTAAAATGGGCATCAAAATTGTATTATGAACTCTTAGAAAAGGACAATGAAGTGCTAAAGAACTTATGTAATAAAATAAGTTTGACAGAAGAAGAAATAGAGCAGTTTGCACGTGCCTATAAAAATATGTGTTTGCCCTATAATGATGAACTTAAAATTAATGCCCAGGATGATAGCTTTTTATCTAAAGCGGTATGGGATTTTGAAAATACACCAAAGGAAAAATATCCTCTGTTATTAAATTTTCATCCATTAACTATTTACAGATATCAGGTATTAAAGCAGGCAGATACAGTGCTCGCCCATTTTCTTGTGGAAGATGAGTCAGACACTCAGACTATTAAAAATTCTTATGACTATTATGAGAGAATAACAACTCATGACTCATCCTTATCTTGTGCTGCCTATAGCATTATGGCATCCAAGATAGGCTACAGTGAGAAGGCATATGAATATTTTATAGAAACAGCAAGATTAGATTTGGATGACACCCATGGTAATACTAAGGATGGGATTCATACTGCTAATATGGGTGGAACCTGGATGGCAATAGTCTATGGATTTGCAGGGCTTAGAATAAAAGAAAATTACATTTCACTTACACCAAAGCTTCCTGAAAAGTGGAAGCAACTTAAATTTAAACTTTTGTATAAGGGTGCTAATATTCAGGTAGATATTAAAGTGGATAAAACAGAAATAAATCTTCAATGTGATTGTCCTATTAATGTAAAAGTTAATAATATTCTATATGAATTTATCAAAAGTGGGAAAATAGAAATATCTAATTAA
- a CDS encoding carbohydrate ABC transporter permease, whose product MKEKFKASTIFIILGILSAALTLFPMYIMVVNSFKGRAQIFTDTIGLPASLDFSYYISAIEKMKFLKALSNSLFVTIISIVLIIIFSSMSAWAIVRSNSKLGSFILYTFIATMLVPFQSVMIPLMQYMSGWEIKAINFSMIDTYYGLIFMYIGFGSSLSIFLYHGFIKAFPRSLEEAAMIDGCNKFQVFWRIVFPNLKSITVTVAILNVIWIWNDYLLPSLVLRSPGLRTIPLSTFYFFGEFTIQWNLAMAGLVLTIIPIIIFYLFSQKYIIKGVMAGAVK is encoded by the coding sequence ATGAAAGAAAAATTCAAAGCATCTACAATCTTTATTATACTAGGAATTCTTTCAGCAGCTTTAACCTTATTCCCTATGTATATTATGGTGGTCAATTCTTTTAAAGGTAGAGCACAGATTTTTACGGACACCATAGGGCTACCTGCATCATTAGATTTTTCTTATTATATATCAGCAATAGAAAAAATGAAATTTCTAAAAGCATTGTCAAATTCACTATTTGTGACAATAATAAGTATTGTTTTAATAATAATTTTTTCATCCATGTCAGCATGGGCAATAGTAAGAAGTAATTCAAAGCTTGGAAGTTTCATATTATATACTTTTATCGCAACGATGCTTGTTCCTTTTCAGTCTGTTATGATTCCTTTAATGCAGTACATGAGTGGGTGGGAAATCAAAGCTATTAATTTTTCAATGATAGATACTTATTATGGACTAATTTTTATGTACATTGGTTTTGGATCCAGTTTATCTATTTTTCTATATCATGGATTTATAAAGGCATTTCCACGTTCGCTAGAAGAAGCAGCAATGATAGATGGATGCAATAAATTTCAGGTGTTTTGGAGAATAGTATTTCCGAACCTAAAGTCCATCACAGTTACAGTAGCTATTTTAAATGTAATATGGATATGGAATGACTATTTACTGCCATCATTGGTACTTAGAAGTCCAGGTCTCCGAACAATCCCCCTTTCAACCTTCTATTTTTTCGGAGAATTTACAATACAATGGAATCTGGCAATGGCAGGACTTGTCCTTACAATTATACCAATAATTATTTTCTATTTGTTCTCACAGAAATATATTATTAAGGGTGTTATGGCTGGAGCTGTTAAATAA
- a CDS encoding carbohydrate ABC transporter permease, with protein sequence MNKKLKGKITTSLFVIPSLFIFINVVIIPFVMGIIYSFTNWDGFAFKGSTFVGFKNYAAVFADEKFVTSFKLTTKYTFVMIILVNIVGLSLALLVTSKVKGKNFFRGVYFLPNLIGGLILGFIWKFIFTKFFVEFGVITHTEKIFFNWLDEPTAAFWALVVVGVWQMAGYVMVIYIASIESISEDVMEAASIDGANSWTKFKKITLPLIAPAFTISLFITLSNSFKQYDTNLSLTNGGPFGSTELVTMNIFSTAFSYNKYAQAQAKSIIFFLVIMVITVIQIYTTKKREVDM encoded by the coding sequence ATGAATAAAAAACTCAAAGGCAAAATAACTACTTCTTTGTTTGTTATTCCTTCGCTGTTTATATTTATAAATGTAGTTATTATTCCTTTTGTTATGGGAATAATATACTCATTTACAAATTGGGATGGTTTTGCTTTTAAAGGATCAACTTTTGTAGGATTTAAAAATTACGCCGCAGTATTTGCAGATGAAAAGTTTGTCACGTCCTTTAAGCTTACAACAAAATATACTTTTGTTATGATTATTCTTGTTAATATAGTGGGACTTTCACTAGCACTACTAGTAACTTCAAAGGTTAAGGGTAAAAATTTTTTTAGAGGTGTATATTTTTTACCTAATTTAATTGGCGGACTTATTTTAGGTTTTATATGGAAATTTATATTTACAAAGTTCTTTGTAGAATTTGGTGTAATTACACATACTGAAAAAATATTTTTTAATTGGCTAGATGAACCTACTGCAGCCTTTTGGGCCTTAGTTGTTGTTGGGGTATGGCAAATGGCAGGGTATGTAATGGTAATATATATAGCATCTATAGAGAGTATATCCGAGGATGTTATGGAAGCAGCCAGTATAGACGGCGCAAACAGCTGGACTAAATTCAAAAAAATAACCCTTCCGCTAATAGCACCTGCTTTTACAATAAGCTTATTTATTACACTGTCAAATTCTTTCAAACAATATGATACAAACCTTTCATTAACAAATGGTGGTCCTTTTGGAAGTACTGAACTAGTTACAATGAATATTTTTTCAACAGCCTTTAGCTATAACAAATATGCACAGGCACAGGCAAAGTCTATCATCTTTTTCTTGGTGATAATGGTCATTACTGTTATACAAATCTATACTACTAAGAAAAGGGAGGTTGACATGTAA